In Rhodamnia argentea isolate NSW1041297 chromosome 11, ASM2092103v1, whole genome shotgun sequence, one genomic interval encodes:
- the LOC115735579 gene encoding jasmonate-induced oxygenase 2-like — translation MGEVDPAFIQDVEHRPKLAAPQAEGIPLIDLTALTSYSPSDGSAVAASTAVERLVAEIGDACKKWGFFAVVNHGVAVEKRERIEREAREFFGQGLEEKKKVRRDEKTALGYYETEHTKNVRDWKEVFDFTVQETTLVPASHKDGEEGVIEWTNQWPEYPPGLREACEEYAQELEKLAHELMGLIARSLGLPTNRFDEFFEDQTSLVRLNHYPPCPAPHLALGVGRHKDSGALTILAQDEVGGLEVKRKSDGEWVQVKPIPNAFVINVGDVIQVWSNEAYESVEHRVTVNSEKERFSIPFFFRPPHYTMVQPLKELTDKHNPPKYRPYNWGKFYATRKASNFKKLDVENIQIRHFRI, via the exons ATGGGAGAGGTCGATCCGGCGTTCATACAAGACGTCGAACATAGGCCGAAGCTCGCCGCACCACAAGCCGAAGGCATCCCGCTCATCGACCTCACCGCCCTCACCAGCTACTCGCCCTCCGACGGCAGTGCTGTCGCTGCTTCCACCGCCGTCGAACGGCTCGTGGCAGAGATAGGGGATGCTTGCAAGAAGTGGGGGTTCTTCGCGGTGGTGAACCACGGGGTGGCGGtggagaagagggagaggatAGAGCGGGAGGCGAGGGAGTTCTTCGGGCAGGgtttggaggagaagaagaaggtgaggaGGGACGAGAAGACGGCGTTGGGGTACTATGAGACGGAGCACACCAAGAACGTGAGGGACTGGAAGGAGGTCTTCGACTTCACCGTGCAAGAGACGACGCTCGTCCCGGCCTCGCACAAGGACGGTGAAGAGGGTGTCATTGAGTGGACCAACCAGTGGCCTGAGTACCCTCCAGGATTGAG GGAAGCATGCGAAGAATACGCACAAGAATTGGAGAAACTCGCGCACGAGCTGATGGGACTGATAGCTCGGAGCCTGGGCTTGCCCACGAACAGGTTTGACGAGTTCTTCGAGGACCAGACCAGCTTAGTCCGGCTCAACCACTATCCGCCGTGCCCTGCGCCGCATCTGGCTTTGGGCGTGGGCCGCCACAAGGACTCGGGGGCGCTCACCATCCTGGCTCAGGACGAGGTCGGAGGCCtcgaggtgaagaggaagagtgaTGGGGAATGGGTCCAAGTCAAGCCCATCCCTAATGCATTTGTTATCAATGTTGGTGACGTTATTCAG GTTTGGAGCAACGAGGCGTACGAGAGCGTGGAGCACAGAGTGACGGTGAACTCGGAGAAAGAGAGGTTCTCgattcccttcttcttcagaCCGCCACACTATACCATGGTGCAGCCACTGAAGGAATTGACTGATAAGCACAACCCTCCAAAGTACAGGCCATACAACTGGGGCAAGTTCTACGCCACCCGAAAAGCAAGCAACTTCAAGAAGCTCGATGTGGAGAACATCCAGATTCGCCATTTCAGGATATGA